In the genome of Panthera uncia isolate 11264 chromosome B3 unlocalized genomic scaffold, Puncia_PCG_1.0 HiC_scaffold_1, whole genome shotgun sequence, one region contains:
- the LOC125909770 gene encoding olfactory receptor 4F3/4F16/4F29: MDGGNHSVVSEFVFLGLTHSWEIQLLLLVFSSVLYVASMTGNILIVFSVTVDPHLHSPMYFLLANLSFIDLGACSATSPKMIYDLFRKHKVISFGGCIAQIFFIHVIGGVEMVLLIAMAFDRYVAICKPLHYLTIMSPRMCILFLAAAWALGVSHSLFQLAFIVNLPFCGPNVLDSFYCDLPRLLRLACTDTYRLQFMVTVNSGFICVGSFFILLVSYIIILFSVWKHSSGGSSKAVSTLSAHITVVLLFFSPTMFVYTWPHPNSQMDKFLAIFDAVITPFLNPVIYTFRNKEMKAAIKRVCRQLVIYRKIS, translated from the coding sequence ATGGATGGAGGGAATCACTCGGTTGTGTCTGAGTTTGTGTTTCTGGGACTCACTCATTCATGGGAGATCCAGCTTCTCCTCCTGGTGTTCTCCTCTGTGCTCTATGTGGCAAGCATGACCGGAAACATCCTCATTGTGTTCTCTGTGACCGTTGATCCTCACTTGCATTCCCCCATGTACTTCCTACTGGCCAATCTCTCTTTCATTGACTTGGGAGCCTGCTCTGCCACGTCACCCAAGATGATTTATGACCTTTTCAGAAAGCACAAAGTCATCTCCTTTGGAGGCTGCATCGCCCAGATCTTCTTCATCCACGTCATTGGTGGTGTGGAGATGGTGCTGCTCATCGCCATGGCCTTTGACAGATATGTTGCCATCTGCAAGCCTCTCCACTACTTGACCATCATGAGCCCACGAATGTGCATTTTGTTTCTGGCTGCTGCCTGGGCCCTTGGTGTCAGTCACTCACTGTTCCAACTAGCATTCATTGTTAATTTACCCTTCTGCGGTCCTAATGTATTGGACAGCTTTTACTGTGACCTTCCTCGGCTCCTCAGACTGGCCTGTACAGATACGTATAGATTGCAGTTCATGGTCACTGTTAACAGTGGGTTTATCTGTGTGGGTTCCTTCTTCATACTCCTCGTCTCCTACATCATCATCCTGTTTTCTGTTTGGAAACATTCCTCAGGTGGTTCATCCAAAGCCGTTTCCACCCTGTCAGCTCACATCACTGTGgtccttttgtttttcagtccAACCATGTTTGTCTATACATGGCCACATCCCAATTCCCAGATGGACAAATTTCTTGCCATTTTTGATGCAGTCATCACTCCTTTTCTGAATCCAGTCATCTACACGTTCAGGAATAAGGAGATGAAAGCAGCAATCAAAAGAGTATGCAGACAGCTAGTGATTTACAGGAAGATCTCATAA